One window of the Chryseotalea sp. WA131a genome contains the following:
- a CDS encoding nucleotidyl transferase AbiEii/AbiGii toxin family protein, translating into MLHKDPFIVEPATFELIQKLQKLPELKEFYLVGGTALALQLDHRNSIDIGLFSQNNFQNEKIVNHIVANAFVFDVKFNFENTIIGFIEKVKVDFIRHGYPFVNPPITEEGITYLSKEDIAAMKLNAISNSCKRLKDFIDVYFLLEHFSLGQMIEFYTIKYPNFNPLIPLKAINYFGDIDPAIDPPKLRKKLPLTEIKKRINDSVLHSKKKF; encoded by the coding sequence ATGCTGCATAAAGATCCATTCATTGTTGAACCTGCTACTTTTGAACTGATTCAAAAATTGCAAAAGTTGCCCGAGTTGAAAGAATTTTATTTGGTAGGGGGCACTGCCTTAGCCTTGCAACTCGATCATCGGAATTCAATTGACATCGGTTTATTTAGTCAAAATAATTTTCAAAACGAAAAGATTGTCAATCACATTGTTGCAAATGCCTTTGTATTTGATGTTAAGTTTAATTTTGAAAACACCATCATTGGATTTATCGAAAAGGTAAAGGTTGATTTCATCCGCCACGGTTATCCATTTGTCAATCCACCAATTACCGAAGAGGGAATTACCTATCTCTCAAAAGAAGACATTGCTGCCATGAAGCTGAATGCCATTAGCAATTCGTGCAAACGATTGAAAGATTTCATTGATGTGTATTTTTTGTTAGAACACTTTTCATTGGGTCAGATGATTGAGTTTTATACCATCAAATACCCAAACTTCAATCCGCTTATTCCCTTAAAAGCCATCAACTATTTTGGTGATATTGATCCTGCTATCGACCCTCCCAAACTGCGCAAAAAATTACCCTTGACTGAAATCAAAAAGAGAATCAATGATTCTGTTTTACATTCAAAAAAGAAGTTCTAA
- a CDS encoding TonB-dependent receptor — MKIFLTTGIFLVTCSALFGQAPATGNGKITGIVRDSTNAQPVEFANIALIDPATKKPVNGAVADDKGKFTINKVATGNYVVEISFIGYGTKRIPVKITDKKKDVELGAVSINTDDKVLKEVVVQGQKNLVEEKVDRTIYNAENDQTAKGGDATDVLRRVPMLSVDLDGNVSMRGSQNIRVLINNKPSTIAANSVADALKQIPADQIKTVEVITSPSAKYDAEGSGGIINIITKKNNLQGLSLNVDASAGLRGSNLGLSGSYRKAKMGFSLGGFGRSNYNQPGSFNNDQSTYAFDQVNQTRGALLSTTNQKADTRLVNAFGQYTLGWDYDIDKKNSLAVSLKYGVRNNLNWQDGLTTTSTNQNLNRLANVNTVDNSGTTDASVTYTRTFEKPQREFSVLALYSFNNRTNDFVNERLDSPTPPIPVFQKNNNQSQNREMTVQIDYQTPIGKNSILEFGGKQINREVRSDFKTFFAASDGVYQPSANLQLANSLLYDQYITGGYSSFTTQIAKTFSVKAGARYEHTTINASTLDNKNLPIPDYGVLVPSMNVSKRFKNGSALKLAYNRRIQRPSIQFLNPNIQQGNPLNISFGNPLLNPEYTNNYELGYNTFIKGTSLNISTFMRNTIGAIQSVRDSIPGVKGGIQTTYQNIGNEDAYGASIFANVNAGKLSLNGGIDTYYAVLSNNVPNPVYNAKNSGWVYNARLFGSYNLTKGWGFQFFTFYRGRQVQLQGIQGGFYVYSLALRKEFANKKGSVGFGAENFFYPRITIENTQDSPILSQNITNVITNLNFKVTFSYRIGKMSFDAPRGRKKSINNDDLKDEGGGDGGGGGGAPQGGGGGGRPQIPAGGFQNKPAATVATPAKTDTIAYEAAGTWSYTVESPQGGMGTFKIKKESDKYSGTIMSNRSTREMPIKEITYKQNELTLVYEVNFGGNTANIVMKGVINKDQFTGTLTVGQFGSFPVNATRKVE; from the coding sequence ATGAAGATTTTTTTAACAACTGGTATTTTTTTAGTGACTTGCAGTGCGCTTTTTGGGCAAGCACCCGCTACCGGAAATGGAAAGATTACAGGAATTGTGCGAGACAGCACCAATGCACAACCCGTAGAGTTTGCGAACATTGCCTTGATTGACCCAGCCACCAAGAAGCCCGTAAATGGTGCGGTGGCCGATGATAAAGGGAAGTTTACTATCAATAAAGTGGCGACAGGAAATTATGTGGTGGAGATCTCGTTTATAGGATATGGCACCAAACGGATTCCTGTAAAGATTACCGACAAAAAGAAAGATGTTGAATTGGGAGCTGTTTCGATCAATACCGATGATAAGGTGTTGAAAGAAGTGGTGGTGCAAGGGCAGAAAAATTTGGTGGAAGAAAAAGTAGACCGCACCATTTACAATGCCGAGAACGATCAAACAGCCAAAGGAGGAGATGCCACCGATGTGTTGCGCAGAGTGCCAATGCTGTCGGTTGATTTGGATGGCAATGTGTCGATGCGCGGTAGCCAAAATATACGTGTGCTGATCAACAACAAACCCTCTACCATTGCCGCCAACAGTGTGGCCGATGCGTTGAAACAAATTCCAGCAGATCAGATAAAAACCGTTGAGGTGATTACTTCACCATCAGCCAAGTACGATGCCGAAGGCTCGGGCGGTATCATCAATATCATCACCAAGAAAAACAACTTACAAGGGTTGTCTTTAAATGTGGATGCGAGCGCAGGTTTACGCGGATCGAACCTTGGCTTGAGTGGAAGTTACCGCAAGGCAAAAATGGGTTTTTCGTTGGGTGGATTTGGGAGATCAAACTACAACCAGCCTGGAAGTTTTAATAATGACCAATCAACCTATGCGTTTGACCAAGTTAATCAAACGCGGGGAGCATTGCTTTCAACAACAAATCAAAAAGCCGATACGCGCTTAGTGAACGCGTTTGGGCAATACACATTGGGGTGGGACTATGACATTGACAAAAAAAATTCTCTTGCGGTATCGCTTAAATATGGCGTACGTAATAACCTAAATTGGCAAGATGGCTTGACAACGACCTCCACAAACCAAAATCTAAATCGGTTAGCCAACGTGAATACAGTTGACAATAGCGGTACTACTGATGCAAGCGTTACCTATACCCGCACCTTCGAAAAACCTCAACGTGAGTTTAGTGTGTTGGCTTTGTATAGTTTCAATAACCGGACGAACGATTTTGTTAATGAAAGACTTGATTCTCCGACACCACCAATACCCGTTTTTCAAAAGAACAACAACCAAAGCCAAAATAGGGAAATGACTGTGCAAATAGACTATCAAACACCGATTGGCAAGAACTCGATTTTAGAATTTGGCGGCAAACAAATCAATCGAGAAGTACGAAGTGACTTCAAGACTTTTTTTGCTGCTTCAGATGGTGTTTATCAACCTAGTGCTAATTTACAGTTAGCGAACTCACTACTTTATGATCAATATATAACGGGGGGTTACAGTTCCTTTACAACCCAAATCGCAAAAACGTTCAGCGTTAAAGCGGGAGCACGTTACGAGCATACCACTATTAACGCCAGTACACTAGATAATAAAAACCTTCCCATCCCAGACTATGGAGTACTAGTTCCAAGCATGAATGTCTCTAAAAGGTTTAAAAATGGAAGTGCATTGAAACTCGCTTACAATCGTAGAATCCAACGTCCTTCAATTCAATTCCTCAATCCGAATATTCAGCAAGGCAACCCACTTAACATTAGTTTTGGTAACCCGCTTCTAAATCCGGAATACACCAACAATTACGAATTGGGTTACAATACTTTCATAAAAGGTACATCTTTAAATATTTCAACATTCATGAGAAACACCATTGGAGCTATTCAAAGCGTAAGAGATAGTATTCCTGGAGTAAAAGGAGGTATTCAAACAACGTACCAAAACATTGGTAATGAAGATGCGTATGGTGCAAGCATATTTGCAAACGTAAATGCTGGTAAGCTTTCATTGAATGGAGGCATCGATACCTATTATGCAGTATTGAGCAATAATGTACCTAACCCCGTTTATAATGCCAAGAACTCAGGTTGGGTGTACAATGCTCGTTTATTTGGCAGTTACAATCTTACCAAAGGTTGGGGCTTTCAATTCTTTACTTTTTATAGAGGAAGACAAGTGCAATTGCAAGGTATTCAAGGAGGTTTTTATGTGTACAGTTTGGCATTGCGCAAAGAATTTGCCAATAAGAAAGGTAGTGTTGGCTTTGGGGCAGAGAACTTTTTCTATCCAAGAATCACGATCGAGAACACGCAAGATTCTCCCATCCTTTCTCAAAACATTACCAACGTGATTACGAACTTAAACTTCAAAGTCACCTTCAGCTATCGCATTGGCAAAATGAGTTTTGATGCACCACGAGGCCGCAAAAAATCAATCAACAACGATGACTTGAAAGATGAAGGCGGTGGTGATGGAGGCGGTGGAGGTGGTGCTCCACAAGGCGGTGGAGGAGGAGGTCGTCCACAGATTCCAGCAGGGGGTTTTCAAAACAAGCCAGCAGCAACTGTAGCCACCCCAGCTAAAACAGATACCATTGCCTACGAAGCAGCAGGTACTTGGAGTTACACCGTAGAATCTCCGCAAGGCGGCATGGGCACATTCAAAATAAAAAAGGAAAGCGATAAATACAGTGGCACAATCATGAGCAACCGCTCCACTCGCGAGATGCCGATTAAAGAAATCACCTATAAGCAAAATGAATTGACGTTGGTGTATGAGGTAAACTTTGGTGGCAATACCGCCAATATTGTGATGAAGGGCGTCATCAATAAAGATCAGTTTACAGGCACGCTAACGGTCGGTCAGTTTGGGTCTTTTCCTGTGAATGCTACAAGAAAAGTAGAATAA